The following are encoded together in the Hoplias malabaricus isolate fHopMal1 chromosome 3, fHopMal1.hap1, whole genome shotgun sequence genome:
- the ccdc17 gene encoding coiled-coil domain-containing protein 17 has protein sequence MEHLGVFLCPDCNMTFRSFGLLDKHKTWFCIGSDIQNPGKIRGRVEIGLLEKRALRGVSLLRILTPDVISLREQKNRLLRQKDMRETDPQDNSTESLAINRLTDKRINKEMLQEKWEHHRQKLTEIRARTTQLKQQRNEIEQRLAERSGPANPTHLENLLQELKEQEVKNEEILHQLSSQINGLQGMKEHDVFSNPLEDKMKQHVSIDLNSVDGPVSSQIRLLRLAYLQSGGSDPEILAHMHDLQAEAYTMEQARAELKMGRRRTKPSHQAMDSVVMAMEQENQRLEKDILRLQLVRERHRGENGLTLIQRHKLHQLDILQAEISSLRRCRKSDIPLLHPPDHILNHLPMSRHVLDPVDNLVSAPYDPVAGFVIFYNMVLGVDATVRTICLAAGLYSGGQGIGQPILVPPVQCQRAGVLPFLLSRNPGNYAILAFKQPVPRIQPSPDISLVLEVQAAGAWDLSGQEIHGLVSRGWTKLLLFDQHNQVQTGFWRVPVHCLPMRPSISPGQLNTVPRLGNMEICLCVVNARDADAQNLNKIDPNNTSHYKSPPMVVPHSATLLQGQGPYLPTSDYINPVLETEDCDVDDTP, from the exons ATGGAACACTTGGGAGTGTTCCTTTGTCCTGACTGTAACATGACATTCCGTTCATTTGGCCTTCTGGATAAGCACAAGACCTGGTTTTGTATTGGAAGTGATATACAAAACCCAGGAAAGATCAGAGGAAGAGTGGAAATTGGTCTACTGGAGAAAAGAGCTTTGAGAGGAGTTTCTCTTCTAAGGATACTCACCCCTGATGTCATTTCT TTGAGAGAGCAAAAGAACAGGCTGTTGAGGCAGAAGGACATGCGAGAGACTGACCCTCAGGACAATTCAACTGAGAGCCTTGCTATCAACAGGCTTACTGACAAG AGAATTAATAAAGAGATGCTTCAGGAAAAATGGGAGCACCACAGACAGAAACTGACTGAGATCAGAGCACGTACCACTCAGTTAAAGCAGCAGAGGAATG AAATTGAACAGCGTCTAGCAGAGCGGTCTGGACCAGCTAACCCTACTCATCTGGAAAATCTACTGCAGGAGCTGAAGGAACAAGAGGTGAAGAACGAGGAGATTCTACACCAACTCAGCAGTCAGATAAACGGACtacaagg GATGAAAGAACATGATGTTTTCTCAAACCCTTTAGAAGACAAGATGAAGCAACATGTCAGCATTGACCTGAACTCTGTAGATGGCCCAGTATCCAGTCAGATAAG aTTATTACGGCTTGCATATTTGCAGTCTGGCGGCTCTGACCCTGAGATATTGGCCCACATGCATGACCTTCAGGCTGAGGCTTATACAATGGAGCAGGCCAGAGCTGAGCTTAAGATGGGGAGAAGAA GAACAAAGCCCTCTCACCAAGCTATGGATTCAGTGGTTATGGCAATGGAGCAGGAGAACCAGAGGCTAGAGAAGGATATCCTTAGACTACAGTTGGTCAGAGAGAGACACCGAGGTGAAAATG GGCTAACCCTAATCCAGAGGCATAAGCTCCATCAGCTAGACATTCTGCAGGCAGAGATCTCCAGTCTAAGGAGATGCAGGAAAAGTGATATTCCTTTACTTCACCCACCT GATCATATATTAAACCATTTGCCAATGAGCAGACATGTTCTTGACCCTGTGGACAACCTTGTTTCTGCTCCTTATGACCCTGT GGCTGGATTTGTGATTTTCTACAACATGGTGCTGGGTGTGGATGCCACTGTTAGAACTATTTGTCTGGCAGCTGGACTGTACTCTGGAGGGCAGGGTATAGGGCAGCCCATCCTCGTGCCACCAGTTCAGTGCCAACGTGCTGGGGTTCTGCCTTTTCTATTGAGTAGAAATCCGGGAAATTATGCCATATTGGCTTTCAAACAGCCTGTGCCAAG GATACAACCGTCTCCAGACATTTCTTTGGTGCTGGAGGTGCAGGCAGCTGGGGCTTGGGACTTATCTGGTCAGGAAATTCATGGCCTTGTGTCCCGAGGCTGGACAAAACTGTTGCTTTTTGATCAGCACAACCAGGTCCAGACTGGATTTTGGAGGGTTCCAGTTCACTGTCTGCCCATGAGACCATCCATTAGTCCAGGCCAGCTCAACACTGTTCCTCGG TTGGGTAACATGGAGATTTGCCTTTGTGTGGTCAATGCACGTGATGCAGATGCACAGAATCTCAACAAGATTGATCCGAACAATACCAGCCATTACAAGTCCCCACCAATG GTTGTTCCACATTCAGCAACACTGTTACAAGGCCAAGGGCCATATTTGCCAACATCCGATTACATAAAcccag TTTTAGAAACAGAGGACTGTGATGTGGATGACACCCCTTAG